The Shouchella patagoniensis genome contains the following window.
ACATTGTAGACATTCCACTGACGAAACTCGCTACACTGTATCCAGATTTCGATACTCGACTACAAGCATTTCTAGGACCGTAAACTCCTATTCTATAAGGATTATCCATAGAGTCCATTTCCATTTTTATTGCGTCAAAATAAGGGAATATATGGGTATCTATTTGATGGTCATATATATCAAAATCTATGGTGAAATAGATAATGGTATCATAAGGAAACGCTAATCCCGCAGCTGCTTGTACTGCTTCTCTAGCATCATTTATCCCTTGATTAAAAGAAAAGTAAGATAGACGGTTAGATCCTCGCTGATAAATTGGAAATACATTCAATCCTAACCTGTAGCAAGTTTGTAACTCCGGAGGCGTTAAGGCGTAAGACCCTGTCAGATAACGTCCGGCTGTACGTCGACCATCATTTAAAAGTGTTTCTACTTTTGCAGAAGTTAAAGTCTCTGATGTATCAATTGCTTGACCTTTTCGTTCTGGATTTCCTGTACTCACTAGCAATTGCATCCATGTATCGAGGTTCACAATACCTGTAACAGGCAGCTTTGAGAACTCTTGAAATGATCGTACGGATTCCTCCATAGTTCCAGTGAAGACACCATTAAAACTGCCGTTATAATGACCATTTACATAAAGTGAAAATTGAATCAATTGAATGAAATTTCCAGCTGTACTACCTGGAGCAATAGTAGGTGTAGCCGCGATGGTCCCCGGGCCATATCTACCGTTTGCTCCTGGGACATTAGCTTCTAATTGTAGAGCGTAAATTAAACCAATATTAGTATCTCTTGTGTAATGTCCATCAGCAGGAGAGACACCGGTGGTTTGATAATAATTACGATTAAGATGTTGTTGTATTTGACGGATTCGAGAGTCTGGATTAATACCTACCTCTACATAAGCGTCCATGTTTAACATAGCTTGGAATACGCGAGGTGTCACAATTCCATCAGGATTAAGACCGGCGTCTTCTTGCATTCTTTTGACCCCTGATTCTGTATTTGGTCCGAAAGTGCCGTTAAAACCACCGGGGCTATAACCTTTGCACCACATTGCTCCTTGTAAGATCATTACAAGAATACCCTGAGCATCACGCCTCAATGTAGGACAAGCCGCTAAAGTAGCAGGTCCAAACGCATTTACTGGATTTGCAATCCCGATTTCAAGTTGAAGTCCTCTAGTCAGAGCATACATAGTCGACCAGCCCGTGCGTCCTGTTTCAGGGGCCAATTCTCCAAAGTTAGGATTAAATCCAAACGTAAGATTGACCCACTTTTGAACTTCTAATACTCGCTCATCAACATTACTCATAGCATTATACCTCCTATTAATACATTTCCATTTAAACTATAAATCTTTAAAATGTGGTATTCGTACAAGAATTACACATCTTTTTGGTTTTTAGGAAACATACTTATTATTCGCTGTAATGTACAGACCACTCTTTAGTTTATACATCTTAGAACCATTGACAGTTATTTGATCATCAATGGTAAATACCTCTCCTCTCCTTTATTAACAATCGCGTATCTACTACTCCAATTAGGCTGATCGTATACCCATAATGAGTGCGCTTTAACGGTTAAAGTTTTTCCGTGTAGATTTTCCTCAGTATGGGTCTCGTTACTACCTGGAATTTTATTGAGAAATGAAAAGTTTCCATCTTTGTTAACACAGAGTTCTACGTCTGTTCCTGGACGATTTGTATTTGTTTTAGGAATGAAACTTTGTTCTACTTTTATTCTTGTTCCTCCTTACTACTGAAAGAGTTATTAGTGTTTTTGTCTAAGTGTCTTAATGCTTTTCTTAAAGGATTAGGCACGTATGCTCCACTTTCTTCGATGTTCTCAAGAATTGATATAATTTCATTTATAATATAAGCCCAAATAACAAGAGTTCTTAGTGTTGGAAAGCTTTCTCCTGCTAGATTGTCGGGTACTCCATCCAATAACAGGATGTCAATCCCATGAGCTATACCTATCACCACAAAAATCGCAACTTTTTTTAAAAGTCCTTTCCAACCTATAT
Protein-coding sequences here:
- a CDS encoding glycoside hydrolase domain-containing protein, whose product is MSNVDERVLEVQKWVNLTFGFNPNFGELAPETGRTGWSTMYALTRGLQLEIGIANPVNAFGPATLAACPTLRRDAQGILVMILQGAMWCKGYSPGGFNGTFGPNTESGVKRMQEDAGLNPDGIVTPRVFQAMLNMDAYVEVGINPDSRIRQIQQHLNRNYYQTTGVSPADGHYTRDTNIGLIYALQLEANVPGANGRYGPGTIAATPTIAPGSTAGNFIQLIQFSLYVNGHYNGSFNGVFTGTMEESVRSFQEFSKLPVTGIVNLDTWMQLLVSTGNPERKGQAIDTSETLTSAKVETLLNDGRRTAGRYLTGSYALTPPELQTCYRLGLNVFPIYQRGSNRLSYFSFNQGINDAREAVQAAAGLAFPYDTIIYFTIDFDIYDHQIDTHIFPYFDAIKMEMDSMDNPYRIGVYGPRNACSRVSKSGYSVASFVSGMSTMFTGNIGHTLPEDWSFNQVKEHFIGSGAGRLAIDNNIASGLDWGANKQDPNVTVPPTEGNARNQPFFDILDEITQFAFEFHGGGSGSQLVANKSVLNYLRHENYTGPAWTFVAGSLANNFITEAVNRFGKPSTLPRLYDPGTGVDLDFPHLFATMDAIRYQGSLAITPDNFLADYGGWVGDLITVFGDAKNRLDAGDFSSIYLASRHLIGNHSEGTFPIDDLFADMDAINIAHSLGNQGWSSSISRAVRNYYNVGYQRRFKAAARNRFDNDREQFYNLGMFYLNPLNPVTAVSTGFFAQNFGVPTPTTSEANEVCRAFYDVVALYLDQEV
- a CDS encoding phage holin family protein, with the translated sequence MESIYKIVFSLTASIFSFWMGGWDLLIQYLVIFVVLDYVTGMLKGFKRKGLSSNIGWKGLLKKVAIFVVIGIAHGIDILLLDGVPDNLAGESFPTLRTLVIWAYIINEIISILENIEESGAYVPNPLRKALRHLDKNTNNSFSSKEEQE